From the genome of Pedobacter sp. MC2016-14, one region includes:
- the mnmA gene encoding tRNA 2-thiouridine(34) synthase MnmA, which translates to MSKRGRILVAMSGGVDSSVAAVMLHEQGYEVIGLTMKTWDYATSGSSSKETGCCSLDSINDARTLAVNYGFPHYILDIRDEFGDYVIDNFVDEYLAGRTPNPCVLCNTHIKWEALLKRANKLDCEFIATGHYANIRQHENGRHVISKGKDENKDQSYVLWGVTQENLSRTKFPLGSFAKSEIRQMALDMGQEELAKKSESYEICFVPDNDYRAFLKHKVEDLEDRVTGGNFITSNGMVVGQHKGYPFYTIGQRKGLGIAFGEPMFVTQILPESNTVVLGKAEELERREALVRNVNLVKYENILEPLDNVITKIRYKDAGMMSTIVQEKDNMRVVFDHNVSAIAPGQSAVFYEGNDLLGGGFLI; encoded by the coding sequence ATGAGTAAACGAGGAAGAATATTAGTAGCCATGAGTGGCGGTGTAGACAGCTCTGTTGCAGCGGTCATGCTTCATGAACAAGGGTACGAGGTGATTGGACTAACCATGAAAACCTGGGACTACGCCACTTCAGGCAGTAGCAGCAAAGAAACCGGGTGCTGTAGCTTAGATAGCATCAACGATGCCAGGACTTTAGCTGTAAATTATGGTTTTCCACACTATATTTTAGATATCAGAGACGAATTTGGGGACTACGTAATCGATAATTTTGTTGATGAATATTTAGCGGGTCGTACGCCAAATCCTTGTGTTTTATGTAATACCCACATCAAATGGGAAGCATTACTTAAACGTGCCAATAAGCTTGACTGCGAGTTTATCGCCACTGGTCACTATGCCAATATACGTCAGCACGAGAATGGAAGGCATGTAATTTCCAAAGGAAAGGATGAGAATAAAGACCAATCTTACGTGCTTTGGGGTGTAACGCAAGAAAACCTTTCCCGTACTAAATTCCCCTTAGGTTCATTTGCTAAGTCAGAGATCAGGCAAATGGCCCTGGATATGGGACAGGAAGAACTGGCTAAAAAAAGTGAAAGCTATGAAATCTGTTTTGTGCCAGATAACGACTATCGTGCGTTTTTAAAACATAAAGTAGAAGATCTGGAAGATAGAGTTACCGGCGGAAATTTCATCACCAGCAATGGTATGGTGGTAGGGCAACATAAAGGTTATCCGTTTTACACCATTGGGCAGCGTAAAGGTTTAGGCATCGCATTTGGCGAGCCTATGTTTGTAACACAAATTCTTCCAGAAAGTAACACGGTTGTATTGGGTAAAGCAGAAGAACTAGAACGCCGTGAGGCTTTGGTGCGTAATGTTAACTTAGTTAAATATGAAAATATTTTAGAACCATTAGATAACGTTATTACAAAAATAAGGTATAAAGATGCTGGAATGATGAGTACCATCGTTCAGGAAAAAGACAATATGCGTGTTGTTTTTGATCATAACGTATCCGCAATTGCACCAGGCCAGTCAGCTGTTTTCTATGAAGGAAACGACTTACTAGGTGGTGGTTTCCTTATATAA
- the aroQ gene encoding type II 3-dehydroquinate dehydratase, which yields MKIQIINGPNLNLLGTREPGVYGNQSFEDYLIDLKTAYPDMEIDYFQSNVEGELINKIHETGFSFDGIILNAGGYTHTSVALADAIAAIKTPVIEVHISNIYAREEYRHVSLTGKNCKGVLTGFGMNGYRLAIESLKK from the coding sequence ATGAAGATACAAATTATTAACGGCCCAAACTTAAATCTTCTGGGCACCCGCGAACCAGGAGTATATGGCAATCAGTCTTTTGAAGACTACCTGATTGACTTAAAAACTGCCTACCCAGATATGGAGATTGACTATTTTCAGAGTAATGTAGAAGGAGAACTGATTAATAAGATACATGAAACAGGCTTCTCTTTTGATGGCATCATTTTAAATGCTGGTGGATATACCCACACTTCTGTAGCATTAGCAGATGCAATTGCAGCAATAAAAACACCTGTAATAGAGGTTCATATCTCCAATATCTATGCGCGGGAAGAATATCGCCATGTTTCATTAACCGGTAAAAACTGCAAAGGCGTACTTACTGGTTTTGGTATGAACGGATACCGCTTAGCCATTGAAAGCTTAAAAAAATAA
- a CDS encoding bifunctional UDP-sugar hydrolase/5'-nucleotidase translates to MEELQKISRRGFIKTGSIVAASAALSLNSLAAMAAGDLKRLTILHTNDVHSRIEPFPMDGSKYQGLGGVARRLALLKQIRAQVNNVLLFDAGDIFQGTPYFNKFGGELEMKAMSMMNYDAATMGNHDFDNGMEGFYKQLPHANFPILMSNYDFSNTILKNSTIPYKIFKVDGLKIGVFGIGLELKGIVADKNYGDTIYQDPVKKANEVSDALKNDYKCDLVICLSHLGYKYTSSKVSDQILAKNNKSIDLIIGGHTHTFMDTPEDVLNVGGNITTINQVGYAGINLGRIDYYFEKGRKIKTSRPYVISNQLDG, encoded by the coding sequence ATGGAAGAATTACAAAAAATTAGTAGAAGAGGCTTTATAAAAACTGGGAGCATTGTAGCGGCTTCAGCGGCTTTGAGCTTAAATTCGCTGGCAGCAATGGCGGCGGGAGATCTAAAGCGTCTTACTATTCTGCATACCAATGATGTACATAGCAGGATAGAGCCTTTCCCTATGGATGGGTCTAAATATCAGGGTCTTGGTGGTGTTGCAAGAAGATTGGCCTTATTGAAACAAATTCGTGCTCAGGTAAACAATGTTTTGTTGTTTGATGCTGGTGATATTTTTCAGGGTACACCTTACTTTAATAAGTTTGGCGGAGAGCTGGAAATGAAGGCCATGAGCATGATGAATTACGACGCTGCGACGATGGGAAACCATGACTTTGACAATGGTATGGAAGGCTTTTATAAACAGCTGCCTCATGCCAATTTCCCGATTTTGATGAGTAACTACGACTTCTCAAATACCATCCTCAAAAATTCAACTATTCCTTACAAAATATTTAAAGTTGATGGCCTTAAGATTGGTGTTTTTGGAATAGGCCTGGAGCTAAAGGGTATTGTAGCGGATAAAAATTATGGTGATACGATTTATCAGGATCCGGTTAAAAAAGCCAACGAAGTATCGGATGCTTTGAAAAATGATTATAAATGTGATCTGGTAATCTGTTTATCGCACTTAGGTTATAAGTACACCAGCAGCAAAGTATCTGATCAAATACTGGCAAAAAACAATAAAAGCATTGATTTGATTATAGGCGGCCATACGCATACTTTTATGGATACGCCTGAAGATGTACTGAATGTGGGTGGGAATATTACGACGATTAATCAGGTGGGCTACGCTGGCATTAACCTTGGTAGGATAGATTATTATTTTGAAAAAGGCCGGAAAATAAAAACTTCCCGGCCCTATGTGATCTCAAACCAACTGGATGGCTAG
- the prmC gene encoding peptide chain release factor N(5)-glutamine methyltransferase: MNFKDLRQRYITEIASLYTTEEALAMYYITVKHLYGWNKSQVILHLNDELEDSKEIQLKHILTDLNTGKPLQYILGETQFYGLPFKVTEATLIPRPETEELVHWILSDQELKTALPQPNILDIGTGTGCIAISIKKNLPHAIVKALDISKEAITVAKDNSHLNEVEVSFIHADILSYSEQSKYHLIVSNPPYIKNDEKADMHPNVLKYEPHGALFVENDHPLLFYKAIADFARKNLFPAGLLYFEINEYLGKETIEMLKDKGFTTIELRKDMQGKERMICCSIPVKTEGEIE, from the coding sequence ATGAATTTCAAGGACCTCAGACAGCGCTACATTACGGAAATAGCTTCATTGTATACAACTGAAGAAGCGCTCGCCATGTATTACATTACTGTTAAACATCTATATGGATGGAACAAAAGTCAGGTGATCCTACACTTAAACGATGAGCTTGAGGACAGCAAGGAAATTCAGCTTAAGCACATACTTACTGATTTGAATACTGGCAAGCCACTTCAGTATATCTTAGGGGAAACTCAATTTTACGGACTGCCTTTTAAAGTTACCGAAGCCACTTTAATACCAAGACCAGAAACTGAAGAGCTTGTGCATTGGATATTAAGTGATCAGGAACTTAAAACTGCCTTACCGCAACCAAATATTCTTGATATTGGAACAGGAACTGGATGTATAGCCATTTCCATCAAAAAAAATCTGCCTCATGCTATAGTTAAGGCGCTTGACATCTCCAAAGAGGCCATAACTGTTGCTAAAGACAATAGTCATTTAAATGAAGTAGAAGTTTCTTTTATCCACGCTGATATCCTTTCCTACTCAGAACAATCAAAATATCACCTCATCGTAAGCAATCCACCTTACATAAAAAATGATGAGAAAGCAGACATGCATCCAAACGTGTTAAAATACGAACCACATGGAGCCCTCTTTGTAGAAAATGATCATCCTTTATTATTTTACAAGGCTATCGCAGATTTTGCAAGGAAAAACCTATTCCCAGCTGGATTATTGTATTTTGAGATCAATGAGTATCTTGGTAAAGAAACCATAGAAATGTTAAAAGATAAAGGCTTTACCACTATTGAATTAAGGAAAGATATGCAGGGGAAGGAACGGATGATCTGCTGTTCCATTCCGGTTAAGACCGAGGGTGAAATTGAGTAA
- the ribD gene encoding bifunctional diaminohydroxyphosphoribosylaminopyrimidine deaminase/5-amino-6-(5-phosphoribosylamino)uracil reductase RibD, whose protein sequence is MSDELYMRRCLELALLGSGNVSPNPMVGCVIVLDNVIIGEGYHAKFGQAHAEVNAINSVFKNFPEQATHFLSEATVYVSLEPCAHFGKTPPCADLLIKHRVKKVVVGNRDPFSEVNGRGIDKLKNAGIAVTYGVLDLECKHLNRRFFTRVTQQRPYIILKWAETANGFFAPLTNVQRWISSPLARKIAHKWRSEEDAILVGKKTVLADNPQLNARDWNHKNPVRLVIDKNLEITTEYNIYNTDAKTIIFNEVKTEVQGNVHYIQMEDMHFYLPQKIAYQLYLMDIQSVIIEGGANILNQFIESGLWDESRVFSGHVNWENGTHAPRINGILKEVIQLNEDKLLISYNTN, encoded by the coding sequence ATGAGTGATGAGTTGTATATGCGCCGTTGCCTGGAGCTGGCACTGTTAGGAAGTGGTAACGTAAGTCCGAACCCAATGGTAGGCTGTGTGATTGTTCTGGACAATGTGATTATAGGAGAGGGATATCATGCAAAGTTTGGACAAGCTCATGCGGAAGTAAATGCCATAAATTCGGTATTTAAAAACTTTCCTGAACAAGCCACTCATTTTTTAAGCGAAGCTACTGTATACGTGAGCCTTGAACCTTGTGCTCATTTCGGAAAAACGCCTCCCTGTGCCGATTTACTGATTAAACATCGGGTTAAAAAAGTGGTGGTAGGTAACCGGGATCCTTTTTCTGAAGTGAATGGAAGAGGGATTGATAAACTAAAAAACGCAGGTATAGCCGTAACTTATGGTGTTTTAGATTTGGAATGTAAACACCTTAACCGTCGTTTCTTTACCAGAGTAACGCAACAGCGACCCTATATCATTTTGAAATGGGCCGAGACTGCAAATGGATTTTTTGCGCCCTTAACAAATGTACAGCGATGGATAAGCTCTCCATTGGCCCGGAAAATTGCGCACAAATGGCGATCTGAAGAGGATGCTATTTTAGTAGGAAAGAAAACAGTGCTTGCAGATAATCCTCAACTTAATGCAAGAGATTGGAACCATAAAAACCCGGTTCGCCTGGTTATCGATAAAAATCTGGAAATTACTACTGAATATAATATATACAATACGGATGCTAAAACTATTATTTTCAATGAAGTAAAGACAGAAGTACAAGGTAATGTACATTACATACAGATGGAAGATATGCATTTTTATCTGCCCCAAAAGATAGCCTATCAGCTTTATTTGATGGACATTCAATCGGTGATTATAGAAGGTGGGGCCAACATTCTTAATCAATTTATTGAGTCTGGTTTATGGGATGAATCAAGGGTCTTTTCTGGTCACGTAAATTGGGAAAATGGAACTCATGCACCGCGGATTAACGGGATTTTGAAAGAGGTGATTCAACTAAATGAGGACAAATTGTTGATTTCGTACAATACAAACTAA
- a CDS encoding RNA polymerase sigma factor RpoD/SigA translates to MMKQKQHENNAFYPTSRSLRIYSSELNKIKALPIEMEQELALKIKSGDMDALYELTEANLKFVYYTAIKFCNRGVELDDLIAEGNIAMLKAAQKFDATLGYKFISYAVWPIKQAIMYTVTSQASQVRLPQFMIANQSLIRKANNHLRQILFREPTYREIAEYMNTDEHWVKECLGYQKSTSSIYENIYGGNGINILDTMISDLPMPDGSFEAASLSHETNNALSILSTRERVLITEFYGIGIMQKLNYDQLAARHNLTKERVRQIIKAALLKLTENKSVRRYLKQRMMS, encoded by the coding sequence ATGATGAAACAAAAACAGCATGAAAACAACGCATTTTACCCAACTTCGAGGTCGTTAAGGATATATTCAAGCGAACTCAACAAAATCAAGGCACTACCCATCGAAATGGAGCAGGAACTGGCTCTAAAAATTAAGAGTGGTGATATGGATGCATTATATGAATTAACTGAAGCCAACTTGAAATTTGTTTATTATACAGCAATTAAATTCTGCAATAGAGGTGTTGAGTTGGATGACCTGATTGCTGAAGGTAATATAGCGATGCTTAAAGCGGCACAAAAGTTTGACGCAACCCTGGGTTATAAATTTATATCCTACGCAGTTTGGCCAATAAAACAAGCGATAATGTACACAGTAACAAGTCAGGCCAGCCAGGTTAGGCTACCTCAATTTATGATCGCTAATCAGTCTTTAATTAGAAAAGCCAACAACCATTTGAGACAAATACTTTTTCGAGAACCAACTTACAGAGAGATAGCCGAATATATGAATACAGATGAGCATTGGGTGAAGGAATGCCTGGGGTATCAAAAATCTACTTCATCTATTTATGAAAATATTTATGGTGGAAATGGAATTAACATTTTAGACACTATGATAAGTGACCTTCCAATGCCTGACGGAAGTTTTGAAGCAGCATCTCTGAGCCATGAGACAAATAATGCTTTAAGCATACTGAGCACAAGGGAAAGGGTATTAATTACCGAGTTTTATGGAATAGGCATTATGCAAAAACTTAATTACGATCAGCTAGCGGCAAGACATAACCTTACAAAAGAAAGGGTAAGACAGATTATAAAAGCGGCTTTACTTAAATTGACAGAAAACAAATCCGTACGACGTTATTTAAAACAAAGGATGATGTCTTAA
- the xerD gene encoding site-specific tyrosine recombinase XerD: protein MINNSYVKQFKTYLQLERALSPNSVEAYLNDVEKLNQYYEVMNRNLKITDISFEDLTKFVTWLNELGMLPATQGRVISGLKAYFNFLLIEKLIETSPAELLEAPKLSRTLPDVLHIHEVNALIEAIDVSKPEGMRNKVIIEVLYGCGLRVSELTDLLISNINYDAEFIMVVGKGNKERIVPIGGIALKLIRLYISEVRVHLKIKKGDEDIVFLNRYGAQLSRISVFKIVKALAESIGLQKSISPHTLRHSFATHLIEGGADLRAVQEMLGHSSITTTEIYTHLDRAYLQGVITQFHPRS, encoded by the coding sequence ATGATCAATAATTCCTATGTAAAGCAATTCAAAACCTATTTACAATTGGAAAGGGCGTTATCGCCAAATTCTGTTGAAGCTTATTTAAATGATGTTGAAAAACTGAATCAATATTATGAGGTAATGAACCGAAATTTAAAGATTACAGATATATCTTTTGAAGACCTAACTAAATTTGTTACCTGGCTTAATGAACTTGGAATGCTTCCGGCAACGCAGGGAAGGGTGATTTCTGGCTTGAAGGCTTATTTTAATTTTTTGCTAATTGAAAAGCTAATTGAAACTAGTCCGGCAGAATTGCTTGAAGCACCTAAACTTTCGAGAACTTTGCCTGATGTATTACATATTCACGAAGTTAATGCACTCATTGAGGCCATTGATGTTTCTAAACCAGAAGGTATGAGAAACAAAGTGATCATTGAGGTGCTGTACGGTTGTGGACTAAGAGTTAGCGAGTTGACTGATTTGTTAATTTCCAATATCAATTACGATGCAGAGTTTATTATGGTGGTTGGAAAAGGAAATAAAGAAAGAATTGTACCGATAGGAGGTATAGCTCTTAAATTAATCAGGCTGTATATTAGCGAGGTAAGGGTTCATTTAAAAATTAAAAAAGGCGACGAGGATATTGTATTCTTAAACCGGTACGGTGCGCAATTGTCCCGAATTTCAGTCTTTAAGATTGTTAAAGCATTGGCAGAAAGCATCGGACTGCAGAAAAGTATCAGTCCGCATACGTTAAGGCATTCTTTTGCCACACATTTAATAGAAGGCGGTGCAGACCTGCGTGCTGTGCAGGAAATGCTTGGACATTCCAGCATCACCACAACGGAAATTTATACACATCTGGATCGGGCTTATTTACAGGGCGTAATTACTCAATTTCACCCTCGGTCTTAA
- a CDS encoding GH92 family glycosyl hydrolase — protein MKIRIASCLLLFPLFSIAQQNLVKYVRPIIGTEKMGHTYPGATVPFGAVQLSPETDTIPYDMNGKYNGDVYKYCAGYRYEDKTITGFSHTHFSGTGHSDLGDFLIMPTSGKLQLNPGISKDPKTGYRSGFSHANETAEAGYYKVKLDDDNILAELTASKRVGMHQYTFPKSADSHIILDLMAGIYNYDEKTVWTYVRVVNDTLVTGYRQTSGWARTRTVYFAMSFSKPFKSYGQKNYDAKQVYKGFWRKFDQEKNFPEIAGKKIRMYFDFNTLADEKVKIKFALSPVSQANALNNMAAEIPGWNFEQVKSAAQAEWNKELNKISIEASEDHKFNFYTAMYHTFLSPTIYGDVNGAYKGLDQNVHMAKGFNNYTTFSLWDTYRALHPFFNLIQPARNNDIVKSMMAHYDQSALHMLPIWSHYANDNWCMSGYHSVSVIADAILKGTYNGDQNAALDACIKTAEHRNYEGIGDYMNMGYIPAENSNTSISNTLEYAYDDWCIAQLAKKLNRIKDYNTFIKRSANWRNNFDVKTGFMREKLADGSFKKPFDALSTHGQGFIEGNSWNFSFFVPHDPNALVAVMGGKKKFAARLDTLFNMHLSDKFFAETEDITREGIIGGYVHGNEPAHHVAYLYNWAGQPWKTQERVRMILDMQYKNAPDGLGGNDDCGQMSAWYLFSAMGFYPVSPGSTNYAIGSPSVTAAEIHLENGKIFKISTKNQADRNVYVQKVLLNGMEIKNQTITHEDILKGGEITYFMSAKH, from the coding sequence ATGAAAATACGAATAGCATCCTGTTTGTTATTGTTTCCACTTTTTTCCATTGCACAGCAAAACCTGGTTAAATATGTACGACCGATAATAGGTACTGAAAAAATGGGTCATACGTATCCTGGAGCCACAGTTCCGTTTGGGGCTGTGCAGCTAAGTCCAGAAACAGATACAATTCCTTATGATATGAATGGTAAATACAATGGCGACGTTTACAAGTATTGTGCGGGATACAGGTATGAGGATAAAACGATTACTGGTTTTAGCCACACACATTTTAGCGGCACGGGGCATTCTGATTTGGGCGACTTTTTGATTATGCCGACCAGCGGAAAACTGCAATTGAACCCTGGAATTTCGAAAGACCCGAAAACCGGGTATCGCTCTGGCTTTTCTCATGCCAATGAAACGGCAGAGGCAGGTTATTACAAAGTAAAACTTGACGATGACAATATTTTAGCGGAATTAACAGCTAGCAAAAGGGTGGGAATGCATCAATATACCTTTCCTAAGTCTGCAGATTCGCACATCATTCTTGATTTAATGGCTGGTATTTACAATTATGATGAAAAAACAGTTTGGACTTATGTTAGGGTAGTTAATGATACGCTGGTAACCGGCTACAGGCAAACCAGTGGTTGGGCAAGGACCAGAACGGTTTATTTTGCTATGTCTTTCTCAAAACCGTTTAAAAGTTATGGTCAGAAAAACTACGACGCAAAGCAGGTTTACAAAGGCTTCTGGAGAAAGTTTGATCAGGAAAAGAATTTTCCGGAGATAGCAGGAAAGAAAATTAGAATGTACTTTGATTTTAATACTTTGGCAGATGAAAAAGTAAAGATAAAATTCGCCCTTTCTCCGGTAAGTCAGGCAAATGCTTTGAATAACATGGCTGCAGAAATTCCCGGTTGGAACTTTGAGCAAGTAAAAAGTGCTGCCCAGGCAGAATGGAACAAGGAATTAAATAAAATAAGTATTGAAGCTTCTGAAGACCATAAATTTAATTTTTACACCGCGATGTACCACACTTTTTTAAGTCCAACAATTTACGGTGACGTGAATGGCGCTTACAAAGGTTTAGACCAAAATGTACATATGGCAAAAGGTTTTAATAATTACACTACCTTTTCCCTTTGGGATACCTACAGGGCTTTACATCCCTTTTTTAACCTGATACAGCCCGCCAGAAATAACGACATTGTTAAATCCATGATGGCCCATTACGATCAGAGTGCTCTACATATGCTACCGATATGGTCACATTACGCGAATGACAATTGGTGTATGAGCGGATACCATAGCGTTTCTGTAATTGCTGATGCGATACTAAAAGGCACGTATAATGGTGACCAGAATGCGGCACTTGATGCTTGCATAAAAACAGCTGAACATCGAAACTATGAGGGAATTGGAGATTATATGAACATGGGTTACATACCTGCCGAAAATAGTAATACCTCGATTTCTAATACGCTGGAATATGCCTATGACGATTGGTGCATTGCCCAGCTGGCAAAAAAGCTGAACAGAATAAAGGATTATAACACGTTTATAAAACGCTCTGCAAACTGGAGAAATAATTTTGATGTTAAAACTGGGTTTATGAGAGAAAAACTGGCTGATGGATCATTTAAAAAACCATTTGATGCCTTGAGTACTCATGGACAAGGATTTATTGAAGGTAACTCATGGAACTTCAGTTTTTTTGTACCTCATGATCCAAATGCTTTGGTTGCGGTAATGGGCGGCAAAAAGAAATTTGCTGCGCGTTTAGATACACTCTTTAATATGCACTTATCTGATAAATTCTTTGCTGAAACTGAAGACATCACGAGGGAAGGTATTATTGGCGGATATGTACATGGAAATGAGCCAGCCCATCATGTTGCTTACCTGTATAACTGGGCCGGACAGCCCTGGAAAACGCAAGAGCGCGTAAGGATGATTCTTGATATGCAATATAAGAATGCGCCTGATGGCCTGGGCGGGAATGATGATTGTGGCCAAATGAGCGCATGGTACTTATTTTCTGCCATGGGATTTTATCCTGTTTCGCCCGGATCTACAAATTACGCTATTGGCAGTCCTTCTGTTACTGCAGCCGAAATTCATTTAGAGAATGGTAAAATATTTAAAATTAGCACCAAAAATCAGGCAGACCGCAATGTGTACGTTCAAAAAGTGCTTTTAAATGGTATGGAAATTAAAAATCAAACGATAACTCATGAAGACATCCTAAAAGGTGGAGAAATCACCTATTTTATGTCAGCTAAACACTAA
- a CDS encoding YigZ family protein — protein MLFDDRYSTISNNSEGIYRDKGSKFIAYAYPLNSESEVKNLVAILRTEHPKARHFCWAYRLGQDRNTFRINDDGEPSGTAGRPILNSLLSADLTNILVVVVRYFGGTLLGVPGLINAYKSATIEALGAAERIERTVNDRYLISFSYLHMNEVMRVIKDEQITVHAQNFNEDCELIIEIRKSKLNQILSRLEQIKKVKATYMNTL, from the coding sequence ATGCTATTTGACGATCGTTACTCAACTATTTCCAACAATTCTGAAGGGATTTACAGAGATAAAGGCAGTAAATTTATTGCCTATGCCTACCCATTAAATTCAGAATCAGAAGTAAAAAACCTGGTTGCAATACTTAGAACTGAACATCCGAAGGCGAGACATTTTTGCTGGGCTTATAGACTTGGACAAGACAGAAATACCTTTAGAATTAATGATGATGGCGAACCTTCCGGAACCGCCGGCAGACCAATATTAAATAGTTTATTATCGGCAGATCTTACCAATATTCTTGTAGTGGTAGTTAGGTATTTTGGAGGCACTTTACTTGGTGTACCGGGATTGATTAACGCTTATAAATCTGCTACCATTGAGGCATTGGGAGCTGCTGAACGTATAGAAAGGACCGTAAATGACCGCTATTTGATCTCTTTTTCTTATTTACATATGAACGAAGTGATGAGGGTGATTAAAGATGAACAAATTACAGTTCATGCTCAAAACTTTAATGAAGATTGCGAACTGATTATTGAGATTAGAAAATCTAAACTCAATCAAATACTTTCCAGGTTGGAGCAAATTAAGAAGGTTAAGGCCACTTATATGAATACTTTATAA
- a CDS encoding DMT family transporter, which yields MIFIFLSILCSVSVGILLKLARRYRINIAQAVTFNYFTAIVLGLFFFKPEWSQFSSSISVIHLGLGILLPLVFWILAMSIQKMGIVKTDIAQRLSLFIPLLAAWLLFGEHFQGIRLIGLITGLLAILLILMRTENKIATSKSFIYPVLVFAGFGLVDILFKKIASITSVPYTTSLVAIFCISFSLSLLGITYLIFFKKEKFQMVNVLCGGILGLFNFGNILFYLKAHKALAGTPSIVFSTMNMGVIILGSLVGVFIFKEKLNKLNYLGLILAIVAIVLISKSK from the coding sequence ATGATTTTCATATTTTTAAGCATATTGTGCAGCGTATCTGTAGGTATCTTACTGAAGCTGGCCAGGAGGTACCGCATCAATATAGCACAGGCGGTAACGTTTAATTATTTTACGGCAATAGTACTTGGATTGTTCTTTTTTAAGCCCGAATGGTCTCAGTTCAGTTCATCCATCTCTGTAATTCATCTTGGATTGGGGATTTTACTTCCCCTGGTATTTTGGATACTGGCGATGTCTATTCAAAAAATGGGCATTGTAAAAACCGATATTGCACAGCGTTTATCGTTATTTATTCCTTTACTTGCGGCATGGCTGCTCTTTGGCGAGCATTTTCAAGGTATTCGTTTGATTGGCCTGATTACAGGTCTACTGGCCATTCTGCTTATTTTAATGAGAACAGAGAATAAAATTGCTACAAGTAAATCATTTATTTATCCAGTACTCGTTTTTGCCGGCTTTGGCCTGGTTGACATCCTGTTTAAAAAAATTGCTTCAATTACAAGCGTTCCTTACACAACATCTTTAGTTGCCATCTTTTGCATTTCATTTTCACTATCATTGTTGGGCATTACTTACCTGATTTTCTTTAAAAAGGAAAAATTTCAAATGGTAAATGTACTATGCGGCGGGATCTTAGGCCTGTTTAATTTCGGCAACATTTTATTCTATTTAAAAGCACACAAGGCTTTGGCTGGTACACCTTCTATTGTATTTAGTACGATGAATATGGGCGTAATTATTTTGGGTAGCTTAGTTGGCGTATTTATTTTCAAAGAAAAGCTTAACAAATTAAATTACTTAGGGTTAATTTTAGCTATTGTAGCCATTGTTTTAATTAGTAAATCAAAATAG